Proteins encoded by one window of Lepeophtheirus salmonis chromosome 10, UVic_Lsal_1.4, whole genome shotgun sequence:
- the Dbct gene encoding lipoamide acyltransferase component of branched-chain alpha-keto acid dehydrogenase complex, mitochondrial → MFKILRTDPRWSSIIFRSIRTSKSVESAHYLSRRIRKEVPVSGRQTRPVLRTLKTLAPLHGKTTIPFYLSDIGEGIKEVTIKEWFVKPGDVVKQFDEICEVTSDKASVTISSRYDGQIKKLYYEVDEIAQTGDPLVDIEADLDGEIEGEREIMDSQAESAVEPSFSSEERPTGKRLATPAVRRLAAENNVNLMDVEASGKAGRILKDDIFAFLERNSDISSSSVSPKTVPIATKVSDPPLTPLVPPRPVIPQKDEIKPMSPYVKAMIKTMTESLQIPHFVYSDEITVDKLTDIKNLLRKSALERGVKLSYMPFIIKAASLGLVQYPILNAVPDFKKEIISFRENHNIGIAMDTPNGLLVPNVKNVQALSILEIGAELNRLQDLGVKGKLSSNDLNGGTFTISNIGSIGGTYMKPVITPGQVIIGAIGAIKAVPKFDKDDKIVKASIMNISWSADHRIIDGATVARFSNSMKDMIDNPETMLMHLK, encoded by the coding sequence ATGTTTAAAATCCTTAGAACTGATCCAAGATGGAGTTCTATTATTTTCCGATCCATTAGGACCTCCAAAAGTGTTGAGAGTGCTCATTATCTTTCCCGTAGAATACGAAAGGAGGTTCCAGTTAGTGGAAGGCAAACTCGTCCAGTCCTTCGGACTCTAAAGACCCTCGCTCCACTCCATGGAAAAACCACTATTCCATTTTACTTATCAGATATCGGTGAAGGGATAAAAGAAGTGACTATCAAGGAGTGGTTCGTCAAGCCCGGAGACGTTGTGAAACAGTTTGATGAAATATGTGAAGTGACTTCTGATAAGGCATCCGTGACAATTTCCTCTCGTTATGACggacaaataaaaaagttatactatGAGGTAGATGAAATTGCTCAAACTGGAGATCCTCTTGTGGACATTGAAGCTGATTTGGATGGAGAAATCGAAGGAGAGAGAGAAATAATGGATAGTCAAGCTGAAAGTGCAGTTGAACCTTCCTTCAGTTCTGAGGAAAGGCCTACAGGAAAAAGACTTGCAACCCCAGCCGTTCGTCGACTTGCAGctgaaaataatgttaatttgaTGGATGTAGAAGCCTCAGGAAAAGCGGGTCGCATCCTCAAGGATGATATTTTTGCTTTTCTAGAGAGAAATAGTGATATCAGCTCATCATCCGTTTCTCCTAAAACTGTACCAATTGCCACTAAAGTATCAGACCCTCCTCTGACACCACTAGTCCCTCCTCGCCCTGTTATTCCGCAAAAGGATGAGATCAAACCTATGAGTCCTTATGTCAAAGCAATGATAAAGACTATGACTGAATCTCTTCAAATACCTCATTTTGTTTATTCAGATGAAATTACGGTTGATAAACTAACGGATATTAAAAATCTCCTTCGTAAGTCAGCCCTTGAAAGAGGAGTCAAATTGTCTTACATGCCATTCATTATAAAGGCAGCCTCTCTAGGTTTAGTGCAGTATCCAATTCTTAATGCTGTTCctgattttaaaaaagagattATCAGTTTCAGAGAGAATCATAACATTGGAATAGCAATGGATACTCCAAATGGTCTTCTCGTTCCTAATGTGAAAAATGTGCAGGCCCTAAGCATTTTAGAAATTGGTGCAGAATTAAACCGTCTCCAGGATCTTGGGGTGAAGGGGAAACTCTCTTCTAACGATCTTAATGGAGGTACTTTTACTATTTCTAATATCGGATCCATTGGTGGTACGTACATGAAACCCGTTATCACTCCTGGACAAGTTATAATTGGTGCCATTGGAGCAATTAAAGCAGTTCCCAAGTTTGACAAGGACGATAAAATCGTTAAAGCAAGTATAATGAATATCAGTTGGTCAGCGGATCATAGGATAATTGATGGTGCTACTGTTGCCAGATTCAGCAACTCCATGAAAGACATGATTGATAATCCAGAGACAATGTTGATgcatcttaaataa
- the Uvrag gene encoding UV radiation resistance-associated gene protein, protein MMMESMRHTGFMSKKPWFPPGTFQLRVRSISSLVFYNHEVVEDEGEVWISDENEKLLWSLCLKKKQDDPLILKIPHESILHSDTCFRISFRSGSSCQTWVVSDLKSLPSLGTSLPEGIAENEPLCFLGILGGNFLSLVPKGNAPTLKVLDFLTPISVSSYSLSLLLKLRRHQRALYQREADNQSLKQELADQGLDPHNTKILDPDSSLSLHQRIFISDPSKKTPFERKSQLLISSKIEYLKCQLDLLRSEKKRLSDKNTLVKKEIDLLTEGIRKKRDVIKKLSGDTDSLKSSLNVWSKTCQKSAEDFQLLDSHIKETRLHLVNSINDLFPISIDSNIPTIRWVSLPNLSSLSRPFLKQDTLNVVSIVLGWIAHLVLLISRCLDIPLKYPIKASGSVFAIRDDVCRIQEEDLRDFPLSARSVDLSRCEYGIYLLNKNICYLRWSCGLPPGDVRKILHNVVDLYKLSFKSSSFKPLDGAELESLSKYIVLRPPWLMNRKFNNNNNMLLDYNA, encoded by the exons ATGATGATGGAGTCAATGCGACACACAGGCTTTATGAGCAAGAAGCCCTGGTTTCCTCCAGGAACGTTCCAACTCCGCGTCCGCTCCATTTCCTCCCTTGTGTTCTACAATCATGAGGTGGTTGAGGATGAAGGAGAAGTGTGGATCTCGGATGAGAATGAAAAGCTTCTTTGGAGTTTGTGCCTAAAGAAGAAGCAGGATGATCCCTTGATCCTCAAGATCCCTCATGAAAGCATTCTCCACTCGGACACTTGTTTTAGAATATCCTTCCGCTCTGGCTCTTCATGTCAGACATGGGTCGTTTCCGATTTGAAGTCCCTCCCATCCCTGGGCACATCCCTTCCAGAGGGAATTGCAGAGAATGAGCCCCTTTGTTTCCTTGGAATCCTGGGAGGAAATTTCCTTTCTCTAGTTCCTAAGGGCAATGCGCCCACGTTGAAGGTACTTGACTTCCTTACACCCATCTCGGTCTCCAGTTATTCTCTGTCACTACTACTTAAATTGCGGAGACATCAGCGTGCCTTATATCAGAGAGAAGCAGACAACCAGAGTCTCAAA caagaGCTTGCGGATCAAGGCTTAGATCCACATAATACTAAAATTCTGGATCCTGactcctctctctctctacaCCAAAGGATATTCATTTCAGATCCCTCAAAGAAAACTCCCTTTGAACGCAAGAGTCAACTacttatttcatcaaaaattgagTACCTTAAATGTCAATTGGATCTACTAAGGTccgaaaaaaaaagactcagtGATAAGAATACTTTAGTGAAGAAGGAAATAGATTTATTAACTGAAGGCATACGGAAGAAAAGGGAtgtgataaaaaagttatccGGAGATACGGACTCCCTTAAGTCATCATTAAACGTCTGGTCAAAAACGTGTCAGAAGAGTGCTGAGGATTTCCAGTTACTTGATAGTCATATAAAAGAGACACGTCTTCACTTGGTGAATTCAATCAATGACCTCTTCCCAATATCCATTGATAGTAATATCCCAACAATTCGATGGGTTTCTCTGCCAAATTTATCATCGCTTAGCCGTCCATTTTTGAAACAAGACACTCTTAATGTTGTATCCATTGTTTTAGGGTGGATCGCTCATCTCGTTCTATTAATCTCTCGTTGCCTTGatattccattaaaatatccaatCAAAGCCTCTGGCTCTGTATTTGCGATCAGAGATGATGTTTGTCGAATTCAAGAGGAGGATTTGCGTGACTTTCCTCTCTCTGCTCGTTCTGTGGATCTTAGTCGATGTGAGTATGGTATTTATCTcctcaataaaaacatttgttatCTTCGTTGGTCATGTGGACTTCCTCCTGGTGATGTAAGAAAAATTCTTCACAATGTGGTGGATCTATATAAACTGAGTTTCAAAAGTTCTTCTTTTAAACCTTTAGACGGAGCTGAGCTAGAGAGTTTATCCAAGTACATTGTTCTTCGCCCTCCGTGGTTGATGAATCGAAaattcaacaataataataacatgttACTTGATTATAACGCATAG
- the Tom70 gene encoding LOW QUALITY PROTEIN: mitochondrial import receptor subunit TOM70 (The sequence of the model RefSeq protein was modified relative to this genomic sequence to represent the inferred CDS: deleted 2 bases in 1 codon) — MIDELIMSPTVDKTGGGVPKWLLGLAIGVPVAAGIAYVLFGGTSRPKDKKDSEKASPKKEASQMKDPLKQAVAHKDKGNEYFFQGRYELAIKSYSDAISVCPTDQLRDLSIFHQNRAAAYEQLGKLDCVVSDCDVALSYAGNYVKALDRRSKAVHHLVDKESKTEVKIELLVKCLEDYTALNLLSSFKSQEHMLALDSLLIELGTLEAQRYVKKPLFPTKMMVKSFFSYFIKDPCLKMSLDVQNGNITNGHGLSGFEKALDAFENEEYGSIVSFCTEELTNPKSVHILQAKLLRSTICVITKDVEQAFNDLTDIINDDKVDLYYQVNALIKRSHIFINRKRSQLDPESSFADLQRAEELQPDNPDVYHHRGKHHLLIGNLDMAIRDFNKALEIGPDSPILKAQMNAAILRKCLSQGNMLGVDDCISAFQKLIEEYPNCSECHTLYAQALSGGQEFDKSIAIFKKAIAIEPKDPLLYVQQAIVLLDQQGDIENATTLINKALEIDSSCHIAYEHLALIEMRAGNHEKALKLFDKAISSSPVELDLVHHFGQKYGCMTQAKVGKRLGYFQAKNSFNWFSQMV, encoded by the exons ATGATTGATGAATTAATCATGTCTCCGACTGTAGATAAGACTGGAGGAGGAGTACCCAAGTGGCTCTTGGGATTAGCCATAGGTGTTCCTGTCGCAGCTGGAATCGCGTATGTCTTATTTGGTGGTACCTCAAGGCCCAAGGATAAGAAGGACTCTGAAAAGGCATCTCCTAAAAAGGAGGCTTCCCAA ATGAAAGATCCCTTAAAACAGGCCGTGGCACACAAGGATAAGGGAAACGAATATTTCTTCCAAGGGCGCTATGAGTTGGCCATCAAATCCTATTCAGATGCCATTTCTGTGTGTCCCACAGACCAACTCCGTGATCTCTCAATTTTCCATCAGAACCGGGCTGCGGCCTATGAGCAGCTG GGTAAACTTGACTGTGTTGTCAGTGACTGCGATGTAGCCTTGTCCTACGCCGGCAATTACGTCAAGGCACTGGATCGGAGAAGCAAAGCGGTGCACCACCTTGTAGATAAAGAGTCCAAAACTGAAGTGAAAATTGAGCTTCTTGTTAAATGCCTAGAGGACTATACAGCTCTTAATCTCCTCAGTTCCTTCAAATCCCAAGAACACATGCTGGCCTTAGATTCATTACTTATAGAGCTCGGGACGTTGGAGGCTCAAAGATATGTCAAGAAACCTCTTTTTCCAACTAAAATGATGGTGAAATCCTTTTTCAGCTATTTTATTAAGGACCCTTGTCTTAAGATGAGTTTGGATGTTCAGAATGGTAACATCACTAATGGGCATGGCTTGAG CGGGTTCGAAAAGGCACTGGATGCGTTTGAAAACGAAGAGTATGGGTCCATTGTTTCTTTCTGTACAGAGGAACTAACGAATCCCAAGAGTGTTCATATACTTCAAGCAAAGCTCCTACGATCCACAATTTGTGTTATCACAAAGGATGTTGAACAAGCTTTTAATGACCTTACTGATATTATAAATGATGACAAAGTGGATTTGTATTATCAGGTGAATGCACTAATCAAGAGatcacatatttttatcaatagg AAAAGATCCCAGTTGGATCCTGAGTCCAGTTTTGCGGATCTTCAGAGGGCTGAAGAGCTTCAACCAGACAATCCCGATGTTTACCATCACCGAGGGAAA CATCATTTACTAATTGGAAACCTTGATATGGCCATTAGAGACTTTAATAAGGCTTTAGAGATAGGTCCTGATTCCCCAATATTAAAAGCTCAGATGAATGCTGCTATATTAAGGAAATGTTTGAGTCAAGGGAATATGTTGGGTGTCGACGATTGCATATCAGCCTTCCAAAAGCTTATTGAGGAATACCCCAATTGCTCAGAATGTCACACTTTATACGCTCAG gcATTGAGTGGAGGACAAGAATTTGACAAATCCATCGCTATTTTTAAGAAAGCTATTGCCATTGAGCCTAAAGATCCTTTACTCTATGTGCAACAAGCCATTGTTCTTTTAGATCAACAAGGGGATATCGAGAATGCTACTACACTAATTAATAAGGCCTTAGAAATTGACAGCTCCTGCCATATCGCCTATGAACATCTTGCTTTAATTGAAATGCGCGCTGGCAACCACGAAAAAGcacttaaattatttgataaagctATATCCTCGTCTCCAGTGGAATTGGACTTGGTACATCACTTTGGTCAAAAATATGGTTGCATGACACAAGCCAAAGTTGGGAAAAGACTCGGATATTTTCAAGctaaaaattcattcaattgGTTTAGTCAGatggtataa